One genomic window of Phycisphaerae bacterium includes the following:
- a CDS encoding SagB/ThcOx family dehydrogenase: MTTRLTTTVIIVATSLAGGCTEPLFVTHRPAATPTDTVLPPPATSGGMSLAKAMADRRSVRSFADKPVTLEQVSQLCWAAQGITDQSSGKRTAPSAMALYAVNIYLVNKDGCFEYLPGPHALRPMGGPEAMGRLRGACWQPSVGSAPLCMIITIDVERLKPRCGKMAEQYSLLEAGHVAQNVLLQATALELASVPVGGFDANAVGKAMNIPAPQRAVYLLPIGCKK, encoded by the coding sequence ATGACAACGCGACTGACAACAACAGTAATCATCGTGGCGACGAGTCTTGCCGGTGGTTGCACGGAGCCTCTTTTCGTAACGCATCGACCGGCGGCGACCCCGACCGACACCGTCTTGCCGCCCCCTGCAACCAGTGGCGGCATGTCTCTGGCCAAGGCCATGGCCGACCGGCGATCAGTCCGCTCGTTTGCTGACAAGCCGGTTACCCTGGAGCAGGTCTCGCAGTTGTGCTGGGCAGCCCAGGGCATCACCGACCAGTCAAGCGGCAAGCGCACCGCTCCCTCGGCCATGGCCCTGTACGCGGTGAACATCTACCTGGTCAACAAGGACGGCTGCTTCGAATACCTGCCCGGCCCGCACGCCCTGCGGCCAATGGGTGGGCCTGAAGCGATGGGCCGGCTCCGCGGCGCATGCTGGCAGCCGTCGGTTGGCTCGGCGCCCCTGTGCATGATCATCACCATCGACGTCGAGCGGCTCAAACCCCGTTGCGGCAAGATGGCCGAACAGTACAGCCTCCTGGAGGCAGGACACGTGGCCCAGAACGTGTTGCTCCAGGCAACCGCTCTTGAACTCGCAAGCGTGCCGGTGGGCGGATTCGACGCGAATGCCGTCGGAAAGGCAATGAACATCCCGGCTCCGCAGCGGGCGGTGTATCTTCTGCCGATCGGCTGCAAGAAATGA
- a CDS encoding Gfo/Idh/MocA family oxidoreductase, with protein MNRREFLTRSAGIVTAAAIGEPALASLDEAKHSKSVRLGVVGLGNRGTHLLRLALAVPGVQVRAVCDLNEDNLGRAAEIVKKAQGSEPFRYSKAPDDYGAMVRRDDLDAVLIATPTKWHCPMAIEAMKAGKHIGSEVPAGFQLRELWDLVKTKEATGRRYMLLENYLYMRHIMTVWNMVRAGIFGEPYYAECGYLHDCRFMLFKQDGSLDWWGDWAANNFGSDYPTHAMGPVSKWMGLNDGDRMEYCTSMMTAPRVLKEYAVKKYGADSPQGKIDWALGEFVSTQIQTVKGRVIRLDYDVNSPRPAVLPYMIQGTKGLYDSRHGVYIEEEGKGEKWDNLQKYQEQYDHAYWKRDARQAENAGHGGGDFFAVRDFIEMVRQDREPWIDVYDAASWSVLYWCSHESIANRSKAVDIPDFTNGRWQDPDWRKDNHRPA; from the coding sequence ATGAATCGACGAGAGTTCCTGACCAGGAGTGCGGGAATAGTGACCGCCGCGGCGATCGGTGAACCGGCGTTGGCGTCTCTTGATGAGGCAAAGCACTCCAAATCGGTACGCCTGGGTGTCGTGGGCCTGGGCAATCGCGGCACGCACCTTCTTCGGTTGGCACTTGCCGTGCCCGGCGTGCAGGTCAGGGCGGTGTGTGACTTGAATGAGGACAATCTCGGGCGTGCCGCTGAGATCGTCAAGAAGGCACAGGGTTCCGAGCCGTTCCGCTATTCGAAGGCCCCCGATGACTACGGCGCCATGGTCAGACGCGACGACCTCGACGCCGTGCTCATCGCCACGCCGACCAAGTGGCATTGTCCGATGGCCATCGAGGCGATGAAGGCGGGTAAGCACATCGGCAGCGAGGTGCCCGCGGGGTTCCAGCTCCGGGAGCTGTGGGATCTCGTCAAGACCAAGGAAGCCACCGGCCGGCGTTACATGCTGCTCGAGAACTATCTCTACATGCGGCACATCATGACCGTCTGGAACATGGTCAGAGCCGGCATCTTTGGCGAGCCGTACTACGCCGAATGCGGTTACCTCCACGACTGCCGCTTCATGCTTTTCAAGCAGGACGGCTCGCTCGACTGGTGGGGCGACTGGGCGGCCAACAACTTCGGCAGCGACTATCCGACGCACGCCATGGGGCCGGTCAGCAAGTGGATGGGGCTCAACGACGGCGACCGCATGGAGTATTGCACGAGCATGATGACCGCCCCGCGGGTCCTGAAGGAATACGCGGTCAAGAAATACGGCGCCGACAGCCCGCAGGGCAAAATCGACTGGGCGTTGGGCGAGTTTGTCTCAACTCAAATCCAGACGGTCAAGGGGCGGGTGATCCGGCTCGACTACGACGTCAATTCGCCCCGGCCCGCCGTCCTGCCTTACATGATCCAAGGCACCAAGGGACTCTACGACTCGCGGCACGGCGTGTACATCGAAGAGGAAGGCAAAGGCGAGAAGTGGGACAACCTGCAGAAATACCAGGAGCAGTACGACCACGCATATTGGAAGCGCGACGCGCGACAAGCTGAGAACGCCGGCCACGGCGGCGGCGACTTCTTTGCCGTCAGAGATTTCATCGAAATGGTTCGTCAGGATCGCGAGCCGTGGATCGACGTGTATGACGCGGCCTCATGGAGCGTTCTCTATTGGTGTTCCCACGAGTCGATCGCCAACCGGAGCAAAGCGGTTGACATACCTGATTTTACGAACGGACGCTGGCAGGACCCGGATTGGCGAAAGGATAACCATCGACCGGCGTGA
- a CDS encoding alcohol dehydrogenase catalytic domain-containing protein, protein MRIPTTSRAFVVDGTGKGSIQEIPIPKLGPNDALIRMEGVYGCAGGDTIVYSGKHPHSIGKYPLILGHEGVGVVAAIGPEAAHRRGLKVGDRVAVEVMIPCDTNSPDACEQCRAGEYQLCEKNRQHGVSMPLSLEHGLWGMYSDFLMVHPRAITHRFPDNVNMANAVATAFLANAVRWTEVKGKVQAGEVVAIFGPGPQGVGSAAVATYRGALPILIGLSTDQARFDIAVGIGVVKAEHIIRADKEDVVEKVKSLTDGKGCHLSIECSGADPAVGPWLKVLRKRGRGVICGYHGGREITVPIDQIATKELNIQGAWGQAGGWQLAIEMLGKRVFDFAPMITNRYKIDQLNEVVPMLKDPSKITMKALFEPLPL, encoded by the coding sequence ATGAGAATACCAACGACAAGCCGGGCGTTTGTGGTTGACGGCACGGGCAAAGGCAGCATCCAGGAAATCCCGATTCCCAAGCTCGGCCCCAACGACGCGCTGATCCGCATGGAAGGAGTCTACGGCTGCGCCGGCGGCGATACCATCGTCTACAGCGGAAAACATCCTCATTCGATTGGCAAGTACCCGCTGATTCTGGGACACGAGGGCGTTGGCGTGGTCGCGGCCATCGGTCCCGAGGCCGCACACAGGCGAGGCCTCAAGGTGGGCGACCGAGTGGCCGTCGAGGTCATGATTCCTTGCGACACCAATAGCCCCGACGCCTGTGAACAGTGCCGGGCAGGCGAGTACCAACTCTGCGAGAAGAACCGGCAACACGGCGTGTCGATGCCGCTATCACTGGAACACGGCCTGTGGGGCATGTACTCCGACTTCCTGATGGTCCATCCGCGGGCCATCACCCACCGCTTTCCTGACAACGTGAACATGGCTAACGCGGTCGCTACCGCCTTCCTGGCCAACGCGGTCCGCTGGACGGAGGTCAAAGGCAAGGTCCAAGCGGGCGAGGTGGTAGCGATCTTCGGCCCCGGCCCACAGGGCGTGGGCAGCGCGGCCGTTGCCACGTACCGAGGTGCATTGCCCATCCTCATCGGACTGAGCACCGACCAGGCTCGCTTCGACATTGCCGTGGGAATCGGAGTGGTCAAGGCCGAACACATCATCCGAGCGGACAAGGAAGACGTGGTCGAAAAAGTCAAATCGCTGACCGACGGTAAAGGATGTCATCTGTCCATTGAGTGCTCGGGTGCGGACCCGGCGGTAGGCCCGTGGCTGAAGGTGCTACGCAAGCGAGGACGAGGCGTCATCTGCGGCTATCACGGCGGCCGCGAGATCACCGTTCCCATCGATCAGATCGCCACCAAGGAACTCAACATCCAGGGCGCGTGGGGCCAGGCCGGCGGCTGGCAACTGGCCATCGAGATGCTGGGCAAACGGGTCTTCGACTTCGCCCCCATGATCACGAACCGTTACAAGATCGACCAGTTGAACGAGGTGGTGCCTATGCTCAAGGACCCCTCCAAGATTACCATGAAGGCACTATTCGAGCCGTTACCCCTGTAG
- a CDS encoding DNA-binding protein codes for MAYYGAVGKAGRTVVARLRPGTDLLGGLKELAEANKIKAAYIPVIIGGVDRAIIEVAKPSKESPVGVVAKKIELTGPIAICGAQGMICELEDGGIEPHLHITFVDSNGHVHGGHLEAGTAPVTTTADVIMQEVLEVKFGRGFDPDIKTTLFFPSPAGQ; via the coding sequence ATGGCATACTACGGTGCAGTGGGCAAGGCGGGACGAACAGTCGTGGCGCGACTTCGGCCTGGAACGGATCTGCTGGGGGGGCTGAAAGAACTTGCCGAGGCCAATAAGATCAAGGCGGCCTACATTCCGGTCATCATCGGCGGGGTGGACCGGGCGATTATCGAGGTGGCCAAGCCCTCGAAGGAGAGTCCGGTCGGCGTGGTCGCCAAGAAGATTGAACTAACCGGCCCGATCGCCATTTGTGGAGCCCAGGGAATGATCTGCGAACTGGAGGACGGCGGAATCGAACCGCACCTGCACATCACGTTTGTGGACAGCAACGGGCACGTGCACGGCGGGCACCTGGAGGCCGGCACTGCCCCCGTAACCACGACCGCCGACGTGATCATGCAAGAGGTCCTGGAGGTCAAATTCGGGCGGGGCTTTGACCCGGACATCAAGACGACGCTGTTTTTTCCCAGCCCGGCCGGGCAGTAG
- a CDS encoding sugar phosphate isomerase/epimerase family protein: MFVKTDDPEELALAHRKLGYRAAYCPGVNLDDRERIKAVREAYAKHDVVIAEVGRWCNLLDADPAKRKANLEAVTEGLALAEAIGALCCVDIAGSFSAESWFGPHPDNLSQRFFDAAVENARKIIDAVKPKKARFCYEMMGWALPDSPDSYVRLIKAIDRPAFGVHLDPCNLINCPERFYHNADLLDECFDKLGRWIVSCHAKDLVWKLEMNIHFQEVPPGSGRLDYRTFLRRLAALDHDTPLMIEHCANEAEYTRGREYILGLGPKTGVDFGSA; encoded by the coding sequence GTGTTTGTCAAAACGGACGACCCCGAGGAACTGGCCCTGGCTCACCGCAAGCTGGGCTACCGCGCAGCCTATTGCCCGGGCGTCAACCTCGACGACAGAGAGCGGATCAAGGCCGTCCGTGAAGCCTACGCCAAACACGATGTAGTCATCGCCGAGGTCGGGCGTTGGTGCAATCTTCTGGACGCCGATCCGGCCAAGCGGAAGGCCAATCTCGAAGCGGTGACCGAAGGGCTGGCCCTGGCCGAAGCGATCGGGGCATTGTGCTGCGTTGACATCGCCGGATCTTTCAGCGCCGAGTCATGGTTCGGGCCTCACCCCGATAACCTTTCGCAGAGATTCTTCGACGCCGCGGTCGAAAACGCCCGCAAGATCATCGATGCGGTGAAGCCCAAGAAAGCCCGGTTCTGCTACGAGATGATGGGCTGGGCCCTGCCCGACAGTCCGGACTCCTATGTTCGGTTGATCAAGGCCATCGACCGCCCGGCCTTTGGGGTACATCTCGACCCCTGCAACCTGATTAACTGCCCGGAGCGCTTCTACCACAACGCCGATTTGCTCGACGAGTGCTTCGACAAGTTGGGGCGGTGGATCGTAAGCTGCCATGCCAAAGATCTGGTTTGGAAGTTGGAGATGAATATCCACTTCCAGGAGGTCCCGCCCGGATCGGGCAGACTCGATTACAGGACGTTCCTCCGACGCTTGGCCGCCTTGGATCATGACACCCCACTCATGATCGAGCATTGCGCCAACGAGGCTGAGTACACTCGGGGCCGTGAATACATACTGGGTCTGGGTCCCAAAACCGGCGTTGACTTCGGGTCGGCGTGA